One Apis cerana isolate GH-2021 linkage group LG15, AcerK_1.0, whole genome shotgun sequence DNA window includes the following coding sequences:
- the LOC114577819 gene encoding uncharacterized protein LOC114577819 isoform X2 — MNESYQLENILKYLSLEDHEKNGVKTIQTLGKLIPKTEAYAMLQSLTPGNKSQFSISFKNLNVNDIYIKDSNNAYYAIWQKHDVFKVYGTLKMEESENMLEVSHLIPVYDIEGTCNVMTVLMTIARTEYRQYYRTKEQNNKLQEQWLKMGEENKRLTKKIP; from the exons ATGAATGAATCATATCAAT TGGAGAATATTCtcaaatatctttctttagaagatcatgaaaaaaatggaGTTAAAACAATACAAACTTTAGGAAAACTTATTCCAAAAACTGAAGCATATGCTATGCTTCAATCTTTAACACCtggaaataaatctcaattttcTATTAGTTTCAAGAACTTAAatgttaatgatatatatattaaagattcgaataatgcttattatgcaatatgg caAAAACATGATGTTTTTAAAGTATATGGAActttaaaaatggaagaatCAGAAAATATGTTGGAAGTTTCCCATTTAATTCCAGTATATGATATTGAGGGTACATGTAATGTAATGACAGTATTAATGACAATTGCACGTACAGAATACCGGCA ataTTATCGTACCAAGgaacaaaataataagttaCAAGAACAATGGCTTAAAATGGGAGAGGAAAACAAAAgacttacaaaaaaaattccataa
- the LOC114577819 gene encoding uncharacterized protein LOC114577819 isoform X1: protein MNESYQCKDWKISLATRNNLFHNNIPYVPILVENILKYLSLEDHEKNGVKTIQTLGKLIPKTEAYAMLQSLTPGNKSQFSISFKNLNVNDIYIKDSNNAYYAIWQKHDVFKVYGTLKMEESENMLEVSHLIPVYDIEGTCNVMTVLMTIARTEYRQYYRTKEQNNKLQEQWLKMGEENKRLTKKIP, encoded by the exons ATGAATGAATCATATCAATGTaaagattggaaaatttctttagccacacgaaataatttatttcataataatattccatatgtTCCTATACTAGTGGAGAATATTCtcaaatatctttctttagaagatcatgaaaaaaatggaGTTAAAACAATACAAACTTTAGGAAAACTTATTCCAAAAACTGAAGCATATGCTATGCTTCAATCTTTAACACCtggaaataaatctcaattttcTATTAGTTTCAAGAACTTAAatgttaatgatatatatattaaagattcgaataatgcttattatgcaatatgg caAAAACATGATGTTTTTAAAGTATATGGAActttaaaaatggaagaatCAGAAAATATGTTGGAAGTTTCCCATTTAATTCCAGTATATGATATTGAGGGTACATGTAATGTAATGACAGTATTAATGACAATTGCACGTACAGAATACCGGCA ataTTATCGTACCAAGgaacaaaataataagttaCAAGAACAATGGCTTAAAATGGGAGAGGAAAACAAAAgacttacaaaaaaaattccataa
- the LOC108000294 gene encoding protein farnesyltransferase subunit beta, producing MWNSMINERDEPHIRTYAEILKQKQDDEGYQTTTRQKHIQFLKKSLFQLSEAYQCLDSSRPWLCYWSLHSLQILGERLEYDEYSKIISFLAKCQSPEGGFGGGPGQHPHLASTYAAINALCTIGTPQAYQVINRKGLKQFLSSLHGEDGSFSLHKDGETDIRGIYCALSVAKLTNVYTPEIFKESESWIAKCQTWEGGFGGSPGMEAHGGYGFCGLAALVLLGKPHFCCLKSFLKVDSKDAQRS from the exons ATGTGGAATTCAATGATTAATGAACGTGATGAACCACACATTAGAACTTatgcagaaatattaaaacaaaaacagGATGATGAAGGATACCAAACTACAA CAAGACAAaaacatattcaatttttaaaaaaatctttatttcaacTTAGTGAAGCTTAtcag tgTTTAGATTCTAGTAGACCATGGTTATGTTATTGGAGTCTACATTCTCTTCAAATTTTAGGAGAACGTTTAGAATATGatgaatattctaaaattattagttttttagcCAAATGTCAATCACCAGAAGGAGGTTTTGGAGGAGGTCCAGGACAGCATCCTCATTTAGCCTCTACATATGCAGCAATAAATGCATTATGCACTATTGGTACACCTCAAGCTTATCAAGTAATtaatag aaaAGGACTTAAACAGTTTTTATCATCTTTACATGGAGAAGATGGTTCTTTTAGTTTGCATAAAGATGGAGAAACAGATATAAGAGGAATATATTGTGCTCTTTCTGTAGCAAAACTAACAAATGTATATACtcctgaaatatttaaagaaagtgAAAGTTGGATAGCTAAATGTCAAACATGGGAAGGTGGTTTTGGTGGTTCTCCTGGCATGGAAGCTCATGGAGGATATGGATTTTGTGGATTAGCAGCATTAGTGCTTCTTGGGAAACCTCATTTCTGTtgtttgaaatcatttttg AAGGTGGATTCCAAGGACGCACAGAGAAGTTAG
- the LOC108001151 gene encoding mitochondrial import inner membrane translocase subunit Tim16, translating into MAKHLVQIIIMGTQVVFRAFARALREEIAASQAAARKTGGGTRGAQHAATNYKTGISLEEALQILNVERVDQIEAIERNYKHLMEVNDRSKGGSFYIQSKIVRAKERIDEEIKNVKVPPPNRNSEQNASRQL; encoded by the coding sequence ATGGCAAAACACTtagtacaaataataataatgggaACGCAAGTCGTGTTTAGAGCATTCGCACGAGCATTGCGAGAAGAAATTGCAGCAAGTCAAGCAGCTGCACGTAAAACAGGCGGTGGGACACGAGGTGCTCAACATGCTGCAACAAATTACAAAACTGGTATTTCTTTAGAAGAagcattacaaattttaaatgttgaaCGAGTGGACCAAATAGAAGCCATTGAACGTAACTATAAACATCTCATGGAAGTTAATGACAGATCAAAAGGTggttcattttatattcaatcaaaaattGTACGTGCTAAAGAACGCAttgatgaagaaataaaaaatgtgaaagtTCCTCCTCCAAATAGAAATTCCGAACAAAACGCGTCAAGACaactttaa